Proteins co-encoded in one Granulicella cerasi genomic window:
- a CDS encoding adenylate/guanylate cyclase domain-containing protein → MSSFDYSAIAALLGGTIPGSPSKFTQRYLDGVVARCNRRIGVLQDRIDGVVEGRVMPDRDDVTIGSGRQFNLAILFLDICGFSSRPNWTGDEQKAVLKTMNMFMAEMLSIVHDFGGTYEKNTGDGFMAYFGETGGTVSERIKPAAEAALVMHYINDVYLSPWFSNNGIAPIKFRIGIDYGPVTIARVGIHGEKSSLVAIGTSANIANKLMLRIPNGGICIGDEVKRNLPNNWGTTCRQCDEPSGFVYIQTQVPYLAWELNHRLKAPIA, encoded by the coding sequence ATGTCCTCGTTCGACTATTCCGCGATAGCTGCCCTTCTCGGCGGGACCATCCCCGGTTCCCCGAGTAAGTTCACACAGCGTTACCTCGATGGTGTCGTGGCCCGGTGCAATCGCCGCATCGGTGTCCTTCAAGATCGTATTGATGGTGTGGTAGAAGGCAGGGTAATGCCGGATCGGGACGACGTCACGATTGGCAGCGGGAGACAGTTTAATCTCGCGATCCTCTTCCTCGACATCTGCGGGTTTTCGAGCAGGCCGAACTGGACGGGCGATGAGCAGAAAGCGGTTCTCAAGACCATGAACATGTTCATGGCGGAGATGCTCAGCATCGTGCACGATTTCGGTGGAACCTATGAAAAGAACACCGGTGACGGATTCATGGCGTACTTCGGAGAGACCGGAGGCACGGTCTCGGAACGCATCAAGCCCGCTGCGGAAGCGGCCTTGGTGATGCACTACATCAACGATGTCTATCTCTCGCCCTGGTTCAGCAACAACGGCATCGCTCCGATCAAGTTCCGTATCGGTATCGACTACGGACCAGTGACGATTGCGCGAGTAGGAATTCACGGAGAGAAAAGTAGCCTAGTCGCCATCGGAACCAGCGCTAATATCGCAAACAAGTTGATGCTTCGGATTCCGAACGGCGGCATTTGTATTGGAGACGAGGTCAAACGGAACCTTCCCAACAATTGGGGAACCACGTGCCGACAGTGTGACGAGCCCTCCGGCTTCGTATACATCCAGACTCAGGTTCCATATCTAGCCTGGGAACTCAACCACCGCTTAAAAGCGCCGATTGCCTAA
- a CDS encoding Pycsar system effector family protein, whose protein sequence is MSVLQGAAPPSPPTLDDAAKQAFLWHVHDYLGEYARFADTKAAFAGTLAGGVLGALYGGGLFLPLFAASYRSWTTISWLTAGAGIVLATVIGLAISTVYPRLRSAGDQGFIFWRNIIAFKDATTFRTSFDSQSAHTLNEHLLNQNFAIAKHVCTPKYRKISVCLLLLGIGVALAAGAFLLKERPSPIGCKSCTTGLVRDQH, encoded by the coding sequence ATGAGTGTGCTGCAAGGCGCCGCTCCGCCCTCTCCCCCAACATTGGACGACGCAGCCAAACAGGCATTCCTCTGGCATGTTCACGACTATCTAGGAGAGTATGCGCGATTTGCCGATACGAAAGCCGCGTTTGCCGGAACCTTGGCGGGTGGCGTGCTCGGCGCGCTGTACGGCGGCGGGCTGTTTTTGCCCTTGTTTGCCGCTAGCTACCGATCTTGGACAACAATCTCCTGGTTGACGGCTGGAGCTGGGATTGTCCTTGCAACTGTCATTGGGCTCGCGATCAGCACGGTCTACCCGAGGTTGCGCTCTGCGGGCGATCAGGGGTTCATCTTCTGGCGGAACATCATCGCCTTCAAAGACGCTACTACTTTTCGTACCTCGTTCGATTCTCAATCCGCGCATACATTGAACGAGCACCTGCTCAATCAGAACTTCGCGATAGCTAAGCATGTCTGCACGCCAAAGTATCGCAAGATTTCGGTCTGTCTCCTCCTGCTGGGCATCGGAGTGGCTTTGGCTGCGGGAGCATTCCTGCTTAAGGAACGGCCATCTCCCATCGGATGCAAGTCCTGTACTACAGGCTTGGTCCGAGACCAGCATTGA
- a CDS encoding TonB-dependent receptor, with the protein MRSLCRLVFFLGLTFISMKCFAQTAAITGQIQDASGAVIRGAEIRIVEQSQGTTRTLHTNNAGAYSAPFLNPGSYRVYVQAPSFSTAASGPLVLTVGQTLVFNVTLQVGGAQQEVSVDGGSSLINTSDASVSTVVDQKFVKNMPLNGRSFQDLISMTPGVITASPQSSPSVQSQGDFSVNGQRTEANYYTLDGVSANTGAGFPNGTGQSGTTGSVPGSTALGTTQSLISVDALQEFRVSSSSYSAEYGRSPGGQFSFTSRAGTNAVHGTAFDYLRNDVFDANDWFNNFNGVRKTALRQNDFGGTLGGPIIIPKLYSGKDRSFFFFSYEGLRLLQPTAATLQYVPSAAVRSAAPAPLQPVFNAFPLPTGNELLTSTGVLSGLSPFVAGYSLPGSVDSTSIRLDQRLTSRLNSFFRYSDTPTSTSSRTLSTLLHQSQNSVSYTLGVDGMLNHGITNSFRLGFTDSTAKQTGALDSFGGANPGNFHDLFGVPGAYATYQYYPYLNVTGVGSAALNVYNASNGLRQWNMTDTVALSTGHHQVRIGVDYRHLTSPLNPTAIATYAYFYSRAAMVGNAATTAYIYKLAPATPTFNELSVFAQDEWRVAPTVSISAGIRWEFNPPMGATDGRIPYTAYGNPKQPSTLTLAPPGTPLWSTYWYNFAPRLGIAWTAHQQQGHETVIRAGAGVFYDTGNQTAATGYTGVGYRALVSKSNVALPFDSSLFNFSINATAPYTSAVVYVFPHHLQAPYTLQWNIGLDQAMGRAQTMTLTYVGASGRRLLQRQLSNVSSLNPNFGSILYYPNGVTSNYNALQLKFQRSVTKGLQALASYTWSHSLDYGSTNASYPLTYGNSDFDVRNNFQGGLSWDIPSSVKHSTLAFLSQGWGIDGRLNIRSAFPITLTGNLLVDSTGTQYYSGVNYNPAHPIYLYGSQYPGGRAMNGGPKVSPATAAFTLPTGTAAGNASRNFVRGFAANQVNVAVRRNFVIAEPLSLQFRAEAFNILNHANFGYIDPTLSDAQFGQATKMLNASLGSQSSLYQQGGPRSMQFTLKLIF; encoded by the coding sequence GTGCGCTCTCTTTGCCGTCTTGTTTTCTTTCTAGGTCTGACGTTTATCTCGATGAAGTGCTTTGCCCAAACGGCGGCGATCACCGGACAGATCCAGGATGCCTCTGGTGCCGTTATCCGTGGTGCCGAAATACGCATTGTGGAGCAATCTCAAGGAACCACCAGAACGCTCCATACCAACAATGCCGGAGCCTATAGCGCTCCGTTCCTGAATCCGGGTTCGTACCGCGTCTACGTGCAGGCACCGAGCTTCAGCACTGCGGCAAGCGGACCGTTGGTGCTCACGGTGGGGCAGACGCTCGTTTTCAACGTGACACTTCAGGTCGGAGGAGCGCAGCAGGAGGTATCGGTAGACGGGGGAAGCTCTCTTATAAATACAAGTGATGCTTCAGTGAGCACAGTCGTGGACCAGAAGTTCGTGAAGAACATGCCCTTGAATGGACGGAGCTTCCAAGATCTGATCTCGATGACCCCGGGCGTAATCACAGCAAGTCCTCAGTCGTCGCCCTCGGTCCAATCGCAAGGTGATTTCAGTGTCAATGGTCAACGAACTGAAGCAAACTATTACACTCTTGATGGCGTTTCAGCGAACACGGGCGCCGGTTTCCCAAATGGCACAGGACAAAGTGGCACCACCGGATCTGTTCCGGGCTCTACGGCATTGGGAACGACGCAAAGTCTCATCTCTGTAGATGCGCTACAGGAGTTCCGTGTGTCCAGTTCTTCCTACTCTGCGGAATATGGACGTAGCCCGGGCGGTCAGTTTTCATTCACCAGCCGCGCAGGGACAAACGCGGTTCACGGTACGGCGTTCGATTACCTTCGGAATGACGTTTTTGATGCGAACGACTGGTTCAATAATTTCAACGGTGTACGGAAGACCGCACTCCGCCAGAATGATTTCGGTGGCACGCTAGGCGGGCCGATCATTATTCCGAAGCTCTATTCAGGGAAGGATCGAAGCTTCTTCTTCTTCTCGTACGAAGGTCTACGACTACTTCAGCCCACTGCGGCGACTCTCCAGTACGTTCCTTCAGCCGCCGTCCGTAGTGCGGCTCCCGCTCCCCTTCAGCCAGTCTTTAATGCGTTCCCACTTCCTACTGGCAATGAACTGTTGACATCTACCGGAGTCCTCAGCGGACTCTCTCCCTTCGTGGCCGGATACTCGCTTCCCGGGTCTGTAGATTCGACCAGTATTCGACTCGACCAGCGCCTCACGAGTCGCCTTAACTCCTTTTTCCGGTACAGCGACACACCAACCTCGACCTCCAGCCGCACATTGTCAACACTGCTGCATCAGAGCCAGAACAGTGTGAGCTATACGCTTGGTGTCGACGGAATGCTCAATCATGGAATAACAAATAGCTTCCGATTGGGCTTTACCGACTCGACAGCAAAGCAGACTGGTGCGCTTGATAGCTTTGGTGGAGCGAACCCCGGGAATTTCCACGACCTCTTTGGTGTTCCAGGAGCCTACGCAACGTATCAGTATTATCCGTACCTCAACGTTACAGGAGTTGGTTCGGCTGCTCTGAATGTCTACAATGCATCGAACGGCCTGCGTCAGTGGAATATGACCGACACGGTTGCCCTGAGTACAGGGCATCACCAGGTTCGCATTGGTGTGGATTACCGGCATCTGACTTCTCCACTCAATCCAACAGCGATCGCTACCTACGCCTACTTTTATTCTCGCGCCGCAATGGTCGGCAATGCCGCTACGACGGCATACATCTATAAGCTAGCTCCGGCGACCCCAACGTTCAATGAGTTGTCGGTCTTCGCCCAGGATGAATGGAGAGTAGCGCCCACTGTGAGTATTTCGGCGGGCATCCGTTGGGAGTTCAACCCGCCTATGGGAGCTACCGACGGTCGCATCCCTTACACCGCTTATGGAAATCCCAAGCAACCATCGACGCTGACGCTTGCGCCTCCGGGTACACCTCTCTGGTCAACCTATTGGTACAACTTCGCGCCTCGGCTTGGGATTGCGTGGACTGCGCACCAGCAACAAGGTCATGAAACTGTGATTCGGGCAGGAGCCGGAGTCTTCTACGATACCGGGAACCAGACCGCAGCAACCGGTTATACCGGTGTTGGATACCGAGCGTTGGTCTCGAAGAGCAACGTCGCACTTCCATTCGATTCGTCCCTCTTCAACTTCTCTATTAACGCCACCGCACCTTACACTTCGGCAGTCGTATACGTCTTCCCGCATCATCTTCAAGCGCCATACACGCTGCAATGGAACATCGGACTAGATCAGGCTATGGGACGTGCCCAGACGATGACCCTCACATATGTCGGGGCATCAGGGAGGCGTCTCTTGCAGAGACAGCTCTCAAATGTCTCCTCCCTCAATCCCAACTTCGGATCTATTCTCTACTACCCCAACGGGGTGACCTCAAACTACAACGCACTCCAACTCAAATTCCAACGCTCCGTGACAAAAGGACTCCAGGCACTCGCTTCGTACACTTGGAGCCATTCGCTCGATTATGGATCTACGAATGCGTCTTACCCGTTGACGTATGGCAACTCCGATTTCGATGTTCGGAACAATTTCCAAGGTGGATTGAGCTGGGATATCCCTTCGAGTGTGAAGCATTCGACTCTGGCGTTCCTCTCCCAAGGATGGGGCATAGATGGTCGTTTGAATATACGGTCGGCATTCCCCATTACCCTCACGGGAAACCTCTTGGTGGATAGCACCGGCACCCAATATTACAGCGGCGTCAACTACAACCCTGCACATCCTATTTATCTCTACGGTTCGCAATACCCCGGCGGAAGGGCAATGAACGGTGGACCGAAGGTATCGCCAGCCACAGCCGCATTCACCCTCCCAACGGGAACCGCTGCCGGTAATGCGTCTCGCAACTTTGTGCGCGGTTTCGCAGCGAACCAGGTCAACGTTGCCGTCCGCCGGAATTTCGTGATCGCGGAACCTCTTTCGTTACAGTTCAGGGCGGAAGCGTTCAATATCCTCAACCACGCGAACTTCGGTTATATCGATCCGACATTGTCCGATGCACAATTCGGCCAGGCAACGAAGATGCTCAATGCGAGCCTCGGCTCCCAGAGTTCGCTCTATCAGCAGGGTGGTCCTCGTTCGATGCAGTTCACTCTGAAGCTGATCTTTTAG